From the genome of Salvelinus namaycush isolate Seneca unplaced genomic scaffold, SaNama_1.0 Scaffold1779, whole genome shotgun sequence, one region includes:
- the LOC120037619 gene encoding PEST proteolytic signal-containing nuclear protein-like isoform X2: protein MADYNKHSSKRLSDDGGPEEKEASVKTKTVSSSTGGGGKRSAQEVSPGPGKESTSSHPVPPAPKVSKIGFGLISQPIKKPAPISIKLGASKPKEPVPVPAKKPALASVFNVDSDDSEEEMPAEAKMRMKNIGRETPTSAGPNSFNKGKQGFSDHQKLWERKLKSQTDTDQ from the exons ATGGCGGACTACAACAAGCACAGCAGCAAGCGGCTCTCCGATGATGGAG GACCGGAGGAGAAGGAAGCCAGTGTGAAAACTAAGACTGTCTCTTCCAGCACTGGAGGAGGGGGGAAACGCTCGGCCCAGGAGGTCAGCCCTGGCCCGGGGAAGGAGTCCACCTCGAGCCACCCGGTACCCCCAGCCCCCAAAGTCTCCAAGATAGGGTTTGGTCTGATCAGCCAGCCTATAAAGAAGCCTGCGCCCATCTCCATCAAGCTGGGTGCTAGT AAACCCAAAGAGCCTGTACCTGTACCTGCCAAGAAACCAGCTCTGGCCTCGGTTTTCAATGTCGACTCTGATGAT AGTGAAGAGGAGATGCCTGCAGAAGCCAAGATGAGGATGAAGAACATTGGCAG GGAGACGCCCACGTCAGCAGGCCCCAACTCCTTCAACAAGGGGAAGCAGGGATTCTCCGACCACCAGAAGCTCTGGGAGAGGAAGCTCAAGTCTCAGACGGACACTGACCAATAG
- the LOC120037619 gene encoding PEST proteolytic signal-containing nuclear protein-like isoform X1, which yields MADYNKHSSKRLSDDGAGPEEKEASVKTKTVSSSTGGGGKRSAQEVSPGPGKESTSSHPVPPAPKVSKIGFGLISQPIKKPAPISIKLGASKPKEPVPVPAKKPALASVFNVDSDDSEEEMPAEAKMRMKNIGRETPTSAGPNSFNKGKQGFSDHQKLWERKLKSQTDTDQ from the exons ATGGCGGACTACAACAAGCACAGCAGCAAGCGGCTCTCCGATGATGGAG CAGGACCGGAGGAGAAGGAAGCCAGTGTGAAAACTAAGACTGTCTCTTCCAGCACTGGAGGAGGGGGGAAACGCTCGGCCCAGGAGGTCAGCCCTGGCCCGGGGAAGGAGTCCACCTCGAGCCACCCGGTACCCCCAGCCCCCAAAGTCTCCAAGATAGGGTTTGGTCTGATCAGCCAGCCTATAAAGAAGCCTGCGCCCATCTCCATCAAGCTGGGTGCTAGT AAACCCAAAGAGCCTGTACCTGTACCTGCCAAGAAACCAGCTCTGGCCTCGGTTTTCAATGTCGACTCTGATGAT AGTGAAGAGGAGATGCCTGCAGAAGCCAAGATGAGGATGAAGAACATTGGCAG GGAGACGCCCACGTCAGCAGGCCCCAACTCCTTCAACAAGGGGAAGCAGGGATTCTCCGACCACCAGAAGCTCTGGGAGAGGAAGCTCAAGTCTCAGACGGACACTGACCAATAG